The DNA region ATTGATCGACCAAATTTCCAAAAAGAATGGTTTAAGCAGCAATATTTGCCGAACTCTTTTTATTCATGGTAATAATCTTTGGGTAGGAACAGATAATGGCCTTAATAAAGTTAATATTGGTGACAAAGACTATCCCATTATTAAATATACAACAGCAGATGGACTGATCTCGAACAGTATCAATACTGTAGTTGCGGACGACTCATTAGTATACGTCGGTACGCCTGAGGGAATCAGTTATTTTGATGACAAAAAAATTTCACCACAAGCATCTTGTGTTTTACGGATTACCGATATTTCTGCTGCCGGTAATTCTTTGGAAGTTGATGTTGTTTCAGGAAAATACAAAGCACTTGCTTTAGCAAGAAAGGAGAATAATATCCGGTTTGAATTTGCCGGTATCTCTTATCGCTCTGGCGGAGAGATGAGTTACCGTTATAAATTGATCGGACTTGATACAGGCTGGCATGCTACTAAGGAAAATTTCCTTAATTATCCAACTCTTTCTCCCGGAGACTATGTTATGGAGATACAGGCGATCAATAAATTTGGAATCGGAAGTGATGTAATACGGGTTCCTTTTACAATAAATAAGTATTGGTGGGAAAAAATATGGGTAGGGGGTTTATTGATTTTACTCTTAGCAGGCATTTTATATTTAGTAGTTAGTTGGCGCATCCGGCGAATCAGAAAACGAGAAAATGAAAAAAATCAACTACTTGAACAAGCAGTATTGATGGAGCATATGGCTTTGAAGGCACAAATGAATCCACATTTTATTTTTAATAGCCTTAATTCAATTCAACAATACGTTGTCGATAAAGATGTTGTTGGGGCTAACAGATACCTGGCTGCCTTTTCACGTTTAATAAGACTAACCCTGGATAATTCGTCTAAATCAGCTATTTCCATTGCGGAAGAAATAAAATACCTGTCACAATATCTTGAACTGGAAATGATGCGAACGGATAATAAGTTCTCTTACACCATAAATATCCCTGAGGAAATTCTTGAAAGCGATCACACCATTTCACCGATGCTTTTACAGCCATTTATTGAGAACAGCATACGGCATGGAATACTCTATCGCAAAGATTCAGAAGGACATATCCATGTTAAGATCAAGCAATATGAAAATGGCCTTCGGTTTACAATAGAAGACAATGGAGTTGGGCGGGAACAATCAGCGTTTTATAAAAGTAAGACACCTATAAAGTACCAGTCTAAAGGAATTGTGTTGACCAAACAACGTGTTGACCTGATAAATAGAAACAAAACCGAGAAAGTTAAGATATGCATCACGGATATTAAAAATGAAATAGGTGCCATTGAAGGTACCCGTGTTATACTTGATTATCCACATTCTAACTAATAACTATAATTTATGATGAAAGCTGTAATAATTGATGATGATAAAAAGAATATTTCCATTCTCAAATCATTATTCGAACAATTGACTTTGCGAATTGAAGTCGCAGGAGAAGCAGGTAGCGCTGACGAAGCGGGAATACTTATACCACAGTTAAAACCAGATCTCGTCTTTTTGGACATCGAAATGCCATATGGCAATGCATTCGATCTGCTTGATCAATTAATGCCAGTTGATTTTGAGATCATTTTTATCACTGCTTTTGATGAATATACTTTGAAGGCATTTCGCTATTCAGCTCTTGACTATTTATTAAAACCGGTCGATATAGATGAACTAGATAATGCAGTAAAAAGAGCAGAAGCCAGGATCGGTCTAAAAAACATCAATACGCAACTTTCAAACTTGTTCTATAATATTAATACGACACTTTTATCAACAGGCAAAATTGCAATGCCGGTAAAAGATGGTTTTGATTTTGTTAACCTGGATGAAATAATAAGCTGCCATGCTGAAAACAATTATACTATTGTTAGTACTAATTCAGGCAAAAAATATACATGTTCTAAAACGATAAAAGAATATGAAGAGTTGTTGCCAGCCCGTACTTTTTTTCGTATTCATCATTCCTGGATCGTGAATGCAAACCTAATCCGTAAATATCATAAGGAAGGGCGAAGCGGATATGTTGAGCTAACAGGTGGAGCGACAATCCCAGTAGCTTATCGAAGAAAGGATGATTTCCTGGCGAAGTTTGGGTTTTCGTGAAAATAATTTTTTAAAAAGTAATGAGGATATCTGAGGATACAGAACAACCGTAGTAATACGGGAAGTTAAAGTTCATACAAGACTTCTTCACCGGCTTAAGAAAACGTTTTACCTTTAGTATCACTTAAATCGAACCATAATTATGCAGCGAATCATTTTGCTATTTTGTTCCCTGTTCTTGTGCCTGTCCTCAATCTATTCCCAGGATACAATTAAGCTTGAAGATGCAAAAAACAAAGTTGGGGATAGCGTTACTGTTTGCGGCAAAGTATTTAATGCCCGGTTTGTATCCAATGCCACTAATGAACCCACATTTTTAAATATCGGGGCCGCTTATCCAAACCAGTTATTGACGGTTGTGATATGGGGAGATATCAGAAAACAATTTAACGGAAACCCCGAGGATATTTTCCTGAACAAAGAAATATGTATAACAGGAAAGATCGAACTCTATAAAGAGAAGCCACAAATTGTTATTAAGAACAAATCACAAATTTCCTGTTCCAATTGTAATTGATAATCAAATTGCATCGGAACAACGCATGGACAAATGAAATGTTATCACCAAAATTATGATACCTCAAACTGTCCAAATTCTGCCTTTTTAGAACAAGATGAAATATCATTAATATATAATACGTATGGCTAATAAGGAACATTTAGAATTATTGAAAGGCAGTTGGCAAAATTGGAACCAATGGAGAAATACAAATCCGGAAATTGTTGCTGACCTTACAGGTGCTGATCTTAGAGAATTTGACCTTGACTCTAAGGAATTCAGAAATGTTGACCTATCCAATGCCGATCTGAGTAATAAGGATCTTTCGCTTAAAGTCTTCGAGAGTTCATTACTTGCAGGTGCAAATCTTAATGACTCAAATTTTAATAATACTTTGTTTCATCTTGTTGATTTTTCTGGAGCGGATTTCAGGAATTCTAAATTGATCAGAACAACAATTGCGGAATGTGTTGGAATTGACGCAAATTTTTCTAATAGCAATCTCACTAATTCATATCTACATCAATGTGATCTTAAGGGTTCAGGATTTATAGACGCAGAGATCTTTGGTGTTCAATTTATTGGATGTTCACTTGTTTCCTGTAATTTTTCTTTTTCGAATTTGTACCAAAGCAAATTTGAACAAAATGATTGTAGTGATGCTCTTTTCAACAAAGCGAACCTTACAAGTGCGAGCTTAATTAATGTTAATGTTGAGGGAGCCTATTTTAGGAGAGCCAGGATCTTTGGATTGTCAGCCTGGGAAATTAAAGGCACTCCCGGGGATCAGTCGAATTTAATAATTACGGAGGAAGGAACACCCGTGATCACTGTCGATGATCTCCAGGTTGCACAGTTTATTTATCTTCTTCTGAATAATTCTAATGTAAAGAATGTAATTGATACAATAACCTCTAAAGCTGTCCTAATACTGGGTAGATTTACTGAAGAAAGAAAGACAATTCTTGATGCGATCTTTAAGGAACTGAGGGTAGAGGGCTACTTGCCCATCCTGTTTGATTTTAGTGGCCCGCAAAATCGTGACGTAACAGAAACAGTTTCAACTTTGGCCCATTTAGCCAAATTTGTAATTGCAGATATCACAGACGCTAAAAGCATACCACAGGAATTACAGGCTATTGTTCCCAACCTACCTTCCGTACCGGTTCAGCCAATCATTCTGGCTTCCCAATCTGAATATGGTATGTTTGAGCATTTTAAACGTTATCCATGGGTCTTACCTACATTCAAGTATAAAGACGTCGACGACGCAGTGATCTCGATCTCAACAATTCTTTTGCCTCAAATTAATTTGAAGCTTAATGAACTTAAGTAAGATCTTTATAAATGCAGAATTTGTCAATTTCATAATTTCAATCAGCAAGGAGAAGATTATCGCCTTACACTGAATCCCTTTGTTTACAAAATAGGTCAGTGGTGAAAAAGCACAAAAAATATCAGTAGATATTTATGTGGATTTCCGCAGAATAATTGTGGCAATCTTGTTTCCACGACCTTTGCTTTTCAAATCAAAAAATATGACTAAGGAACAAGCAATCGAAAAAGCCAAACAGGAAGTAATAGGTGGTATTGATCTAGTTACAACGGTGGATGAAGGTGAGAGCTTTCACCAAACTCTTATTAAATTAAAAATAAAATTAGCCGAAGATTATGGCTGGGATATGATGCCGCATTATCGGGGTGAACAAAACTTTGGATGGGATATTCGATGTGGCATCTTTCGTCCTCCTTTATCCGTTCCTGATGTAAAGACAGGAAAAGATATTGAAAGAAAAGCAGTGGGTATCTTTGAATCTGCCGTGAAAAACAAATGGGGAAAGGACGTTTTTAGGAACTTGTTTA from Bacteroidota bacterium includes:
- a CDS encoding response regulator transcription factor → MMKAVIIDDDKKNISILKSLFEQLTLRIEVAGEAGSADEAGILIPQLKPDLVFLDIEMPYGNAFDLLDQLMPVDFEIIFITAFDEYTLKAFRYSALDYLLKPVDIDELDNAVKRAEARIGLKNINTQLSNLFYNINTTLLSTGKIAMPVKDGFDFVNLDEIISCHAENNYTIVSTNSGKKYTCSKTIKEYEELLPARTFFRIHHSWIVNANLIRKYHKEGRSGYVELTGGATIPVAYRRKDDFLAKFGFS
- a CDS encoding DNA-binding protein; the encoded protein is MQRIILLFCSLFLCLSSIYSQDTIKLEDAKNKVGDSVTVCGKVFNARFVSNATNEPTFLNIGAAYPNQLLTVVIWGDIRKQFNGNPEDIFLNKEICITGKIELYKEKPQIVIKNKSQISCSNCN
- a CDS encoding pentapeptide repeat-containing protein encodes the protein MANKEHLELLKGSWQNWNQWRNTNPEIVADLTGADLREFDLDSKEFRNVDLSNADLSNKDLSLKVFESSLLAGANLNDSNFNNTLFHLVDFSGADFRNSKLIRTTIAECVGIDANFSNSNLTNSYLHQCDLKGSGFIDAEIFGVQFIGCSLVSCNFSFSNLYQSKFEQNDCSDALFNKANLTSASLINVNVEGAYFRRARIFGLSAWEIKGTPGDQSNLIITEEGTPVITVDDLQVAQFIYLLLNNSNVKNVIDTITSKAVLILGRFTEERKTILDAIFKELRVEGYLPILFDFSGPQNRDVTETVSTLAHLAKFVIADITDAKSIPQELQAIVPNLPSVPVQPIILASQSEYGMFEHFKRYPWVLPTFKYKDVDDAVISISTILLPQINLKLNELK